The Streptomyces europaeiscabiei genome window below encodes:
- a CDS encoding MFS transporter: MTCFVHGGRFPLWETTVVSEYFGTVDRRPLATVLAANLVSIAGNCLTYTGVPWFVLQSTGSASKAGIVAFCTLLPAVLAALITGPVIDRMGRRRVSVASDLACGVAVGAIPLLQFAGILQFWMLCVLMAMTGLCRAPGETARGVLLPTLAERAGMPLARAAGLYDGAARCAALTASALGGVLIAVLGAENVLLVDAATFAVAAPLFAFGVRGLPEAQAQRRAEPTSLRVYRRELAAGYRFVAASPLLLGLCLMTLVTRGLDQGWSAVLLPVHAREELDGAVDLGLLNAAFGVCALTGALVYGAVGSRFRRWPVFTIAFLIGGLPRFVVAAFTDTFTPLAVIMAVEGLAFGVLNPIMATVTYETVPEDLRSRVLSATTAAVQMVTPLGGLAAGFLVDSTGLPCALLTAGGVYLLATLCPVIFPAWRQMDPVGSPHDGAEDPLPQDSEAKRA; this comes from the coding sequence CTGACCTGCTTCGTTCACGGTGGGCGCTTCCCCCTATGGGAGACCACCGTAGTGTCCGAATACTTCGGGACGGTTGATCGCCGCCCTCTGGCAACGGTTCTTGCCGCCAACCTCGTTTCGATCGCAGGGAATTGCCTCACATACACGGGCGTGCCGTGGTTCGTGCTGCAGAGCACGGGCAGCGCCTCCAAGGCCGGGATCGTCGCGTTCTGCACCCTGCTGCCCGCAGTGCTCGCCGCGCTCATCACCGGTCCGGTCATCGACCGGATGGGGCGACGGCGGGTGAGTGTCGCCTCGGATCTCGCTTGCGGTGTCGCCGTTGGAGCGATCCCACTGCTGCAGTTCGCCGGCATCCTGCAGTTCTGGATGCTGTGTGTGCTGATGGCGATGACAGGGCTGTGCCGTGCGCCGGGTGAAACAGCTCGCGGCGTGCTGTTGCCCACGCTCGCCGAACGTGCCGGAATGCCGCTGGCCAGGGCTGCCGGGCTGTACGACGGCGCGGCACGCTGTGCGGCGCTGACGGCATCCGCTCTCGGAGGTGTGCTGATCGCCGTACTCGGAGCCGAGAACGTCCTGTTGGTGGATGCCGCGACCTTCGCCGTGGCGGCGCCACTGTTCGCGTTCGGAGTGCGCGGCCTGCCCGAGGCGCAGGCCCAACGACGGGCCGAGCCGACGTCGCTGCGTGTCTACCGTCGTGAACTCGCGGCCGGCTACCGTTTCGTGGCGGCTTCGCCGCTGTTGTTGGGCCTGTGCCTGATGACGCTGGTCACCAGGGGCCTCGACCAGGGATGGAGCGCCGTGCTCCTCCCCGTGCACGCTCGTGAGGAGCTTGACGGTGCCGTCGATCTCGGTCTGCTCAACGCGGCGTTCGGGGTTTGCGCTCTCACGGGGGCGCTGGTCTATGGGGCGGTGGGCAGCCGCTTTCGGCGGTGGCCCGTGTTCACGATCGCTTTTCTCATCGGGGGCCTGCCGCGCTTCGTGGTGGCCGCCTTCACTGACACCTTCACCCCGCTGGCCGTGATCATGGCGGTAGAGGGTCTTGCCTTCGGTGTACTCAACCCCATCATGGCCACCGTGACGTATGAGACGGTGCCGGAGGATCTGCGCAGCCGCGTGCTGAGTGCGACAACGGCGGCGGTCCAGATGGTCACTCCGCTGGGCGGACTGGCCGCGGGCTTCCTCGTGGATTCGACCGGCCTGCCCTGTGCTCTGCTGACGGCTGGCGGTGTATATCTGCTTGCCACACTGTGTCCGGTGATCTTCCCGGCCTGGAGACAGATGGACCCTGTCGGTTCTCCCCACGATGGAGCGGAGGACCCGCTGCCGCAGGATTCGGAGGCGAAACGGGCGTAG
- a CDS encoding MFS transporter, translated as MARLAEVPGYVRFWTASAVSAFGSQVTGLALQILTAVTLSASATEVGIVNAARWVPYLLFGLIAGVLVDRWRRKPMMVATDLGRAVLLGAIPVLYALDLLSIPALCAFVFAFGVLSLLFEAANQSYVPQLVPKELLNAGYARVQQADAVAGSTGPLIAGVLIKIMGAPLAVLVDALTYLLSGLLLASVKAPAPVPDRGARRSLASELREGVAWVYRHRTLTSIALTSHAMLLFNSMVSTVFVVFALHGLRIGEFGLGVTYACASVGVLLGGALSGRVAGRLDVGATLIAFRLLAAIGWLPLVLAERGPWALASVSLAFFLVSLAIGIESPVEMSYRQAVTPDRLRGRMNATIRSMNWGMVAVGAPLGGVIADQVSYRFALWIGLSGAVVQALALAVSPTRRARAADELDPSTADPTRRGAAAAAEEAKD; from the coding sequence ATGGCGCGCCTAGCGGAAGTTCCTGGGTACGTACGTTTCTGGACCGCCTCGGCTGTGTCGGCTTTCGGTTCTCAGGTCACGGGGCTGGCCTTGCAGATCCTTACCGCGGTGACGCTGAGCGCATCCGCCACGGAGGTAGGCATCGTCAACGCCGCGCGCTGGGTCCCGTATCTGCTCTTCGGACTCATAGCCGGCGTCTTGGTGGACCGCTGGCGACGCAAGCCGATGATGGTCGCCACGGATCTCGGGAGGGCAGTACTGCTCGGTGCGATACCCGTGCTGTATGCGCTGGATCTGCTCAGCATTCCCGCGCTGTGCGCGTTCGTCTTCGCGTTCGGGGTGCTGTCTTTGCTGTTCGAGGCGGCGAACCAGTCGTATGTGCCACAGCTGGTACCGAAAGAGCTGCTCAACGCGGGGTACGCCCGTGTGCAACAGGCCGACGCGGTGGCCGGCTCGACCGGCCCTCTCATCGCCGGGGTACTGATCAAAATCATGGGCGCGCCCCTTGCCGTACTGGTGGACGCCCTCACCTATCTGCTATCCGGCCTGCTCCTCGCCTCGGTGAAGGCGCCTGCCCCCGTCCCCGATCGAGGCGCACGGCGCAGCCTGGCCAGCGAGCTGCGCGAGGGCGTGGCATGGGTCTACCGGCATCGCACGCTGACGTCCATCGCCCTGACCTCGCACGCGATGCTCCTCTTCAACAGCATGGTGAGCACGGTCTTCGTGGTCTTCGCCCTGCACGGCCTCAGGATCGGCGAATTCGGTCTGGGGGTCACCTATGCCTGCGCGAGTGTCGGCGTATTACTCGGCGGTGCGCTCTCCGGGCGCGTGGCCGGAAGACTGGACGTCGGCGCCACCCTGATCGCCTTCCGCCTGCTCGCCGCCATCGGCTGGCTGCCCCTGGTCCTGGCCGAGCGCGGACCGTGGGCGCTTGCCTCCGTGTCGCTCGCCTTCTTTCTCGTGTCCCTGGCCATCGGCATCGAAAGCCCGGTGGAGATGAGCTACCGCCAGGCGGTGACACCCGACCGGCTGCGCGGGCGGATGAACGCGACGATCCGCTCGATGAACTGGGGAATGGTAGCGGTGGGGGCACCGCTTGGCGGAGTAATCGCCGACCAGGTCAGCTATCGCTTCGCCCTGTGGATCGGACTGTCCGGGGCAGTCGTCCAGGCGCTCGCGCTGGCAGTTTCTCCTACCCGCAGGGCCCGTGCTGCCGACGAACTCGATCCCTCGACAGCTGACCCGACACGGCGCGGCGCAGCAGCTGCTGCCGAGGAGGCCAAGGACTGA
- a CDS encoding C40 family peptidase: MAPHRKPRPAGTRAGIRTPALATAALTSVALLSQTATAAPSADAKPSLEEVEKKVDALYRQAGSATENYNAAKEKTTKQKKQVDTLLDGVAKRTEKLNEAREDLGPLATDQYRTGAAAPDQASLLLADDPQDHLDQNQLMDRLTDRRQDSVDAYVTQQAEATEQRQEASDGLEQLTESQNTLKAKKAKVQAKLAEARELLSTITAGEKARLAALEQREQEEADRKAEELARQQAAQPTTWAPQETQEAQGGQGTQGTQEETSTGAETSADATSETVAPAEDSTYASKATKALAFARAQIGKPYVWGATGPGSYDCSGLAQAAWKAAGVDIPRTTYDQATSGTAVSLANARPGDLVFFYDNISHVGLYIGNGMMIHAPNPGTYVREESVFYDGESSIHSVVRPA, translated from the coding sequence ATGGCGCCGCACCGCAAGCCGCGTCCGGCCGGAACGCGCGCGGGCATACGCACCCCCGCTCTCGCCACGGCCGCCCTCACCTCCGTGGCCCTGCTCTCCCAGACGGCCACCGCCGCCCCCTCGGCCGACGCCAAGCCGAGCCTGGAGGAGGTCGAGAAGAAGGTCGACGCCCTCTACCGCCAGGCAGGTTCGGCGACCGAGAACTACAACGCGGCCAAGGAGAAGACGACCAAGCAGAAGAAGCAGGTCGACACCCTCCTCGACGGCGTCGCCAAGCGCACGGAGAAACTCAACGAGGCGCGGGAGGATCTCGGTCCGCTCGCCACGGATCAGTACCGCACGGGCGCGGCCGCCCCCGACCAGGCCTCGCTGCTCCTGGCGGATGACCCACAGGACCACCTCGACCAGAACCAGCTGATGGACCGGTTGACGGACCGCCGGCAGGACTCCGTCGACGCGTACGTCACCCAGCAGGCGGAGGCGACGGAGCAGCGCCAGGAGGCGAGCGACGGCCTCGAACAGCTCACCGAGTCACAGAACACCCTCAAGGCCAAAAAGGCCAAGGTCCAGGCGAAGCTCGCCGAGGCCCGCGAACTGCTCTCCACCATCACCGCCGGCGAGAAGGCCCGGCTCGCCGCGCTCGAACAGCGCGAGCAGGAGGAGGCCGACCGCAAGGCAGAGGAACTCGCGCGGCAGCAGGCGGCACAGCCGACGACCTGGGCGCCCCAGGAGACCCAGGAAGCCCAAGGCGGCCAGGGAACCCAGGGAACCCAGGAGGAGACCTCCACCGGCGCCGAGACGTCCGCCGACGCCACCTCCGAGACCGTCGCCCCGGCCGAGGACTCGACCTACGCCTCGAAGGCCACCAAGGCCCTCGCCTTCGCCCGCGCGCAGATCGGCAAGCCGTACGTCTGGGGCGCCACCGGCCCCGGCTCCTACGACTGTTCCGGCCTCGCCCAGGCCGCCTGGAAGGCCGCCGGCGTCGATATCCCCCGCACGACCTACGACCAGGCCACCTCCGGCACCGCCGTCTCCCTCGCCAACGCCAGACCCGGTGACCTGGTCTTCTTCTACGACAACATCAGCCACGTCGGCCTCTACATCGGCAACGGCATGATGATCCACGCCCCGAATCCGGGGACGTACGTCCGCGAGGAGTCGGTCTTCTACGACGGGGAGTCGTCGATCCACAGCGTGGTGCGGCCTGCGTAA